The stretch of DNA GGGACCTTCGTGTCCCAGCCGCCGTCGGAGTGCGCCCGAGCGCCGTGCTGTTCCGAACCAGCGGTGCGCTCGGTCCCCTGCGCCGACGGGGTCTGCTGGCCCTGTGCGACGGCCGAGGGCTCGACCGGCTGGTCGATGCGGGGAGCGGGGGTCGCCCCGTCGGTCGGTGTCGGGTTGGTGCTGGTGTTCGACATCTAGCCGACGGATCCTTCCATGCTCATCTCGATGAGCTTGTTGAGTTCGAGCGCGTACTCCATCGGGAGCTCGCGGGCGATGGGCTCGATGAAGCCGCGGACGATCATGGCCATGGCCTCGTCCTCCGGCATGCCGCGCGACATGAGGTAGAACAGCTGCTCCTCGCTCACGCGGGAGACGGTGGCCTCGTGCCCGAGCTGCACGTCGTCGACGCGGATGTCGATCGCCGGGTAGGTGTCGCTGCGGCTCACCGTGTCGACGAGCAGCGCGTCGCAGCGCACCGTGTTCGCGGCGTGGTGCGCGGCCGGGTCGACGCGGACCTCGCCGCGGTAGCCGGCACGGCCGCCTCCGCGGGCGATCGACTTCGAGACGATGGACGACGTCGTGTACGGCGCCATGTGGATCATCTTCGCGCCGGCGTCCTGGTGCTGGCCCGGACCGGCGAAGGCCACGGACAGCGTCTCACCCTTGGCGTGCTCGCCGGCGAGGTAGATCGACGGGTACTTCATCGTGACCTTGGAGCCGATGTTGCCGTCGATCCACTCCATCGTCGCGCCCTCGTGCGCGATCGCACGCTTGGTGACGAGGTTGTAGACGTTGCTCGACCAGTTCTGGATCGTCGTGTAGCGCACGCGGGCGTTCTTCTTCACGATGATCTCGACCACGGCGGAGTGCAGCGAGTCCGACTTGTAGATCGGGGCCGTGCAGCCCTCGATGTAGTGGACGTAGGAGTCCTCGTCCGCGATGATCAGCGTCCGCTCGAACTGGCCCATGTTCTCGGTGTTGATCCGGAAGTAGGCCTGCAGCGGGATCTCGACGTGCACGCCCTTCGGGACGTAGACGAACGAGCCGCCGGACCACACGGCGGTGTTCAGCGCGGCGAACTTGTTGTCGCCGGCCGGGATGACGGAGCCGAAGTACTCCTCGAAGAACTCCGGGTGCTCGCGGAGCGCCGTGTCGGTGTCCATGAAGATGACGCCCTGCTGCTCCAGGTCCTCGCGGATCTGGTGGTAGACGACCTCGGACTCGTACTGGGCCGCCACGCCGGCGACGAGACGCTGGCGCTCGGCCTCGGGGATGCCGAGACGCTCGTAGGTGTTGCGGATGTCCTCGGGCAGCTCTTCCCAGGTCTGGGCCTGCTTCTCGGTGGACTTCACGAAGTACTTGATGTTGTCGAAGTCGATGTCCGACAGGTCGGCGCCCCACGACGGCATCGGCTTGCGGTCGAACAGCGTGAGCGCCTTGAGGCGGAGCTTGCGCATCCACTCGGGCTCGTCCTTCCGGGCGGAGATGTCGCTGACCACCTCGTCCGACAGACCACGGCGCGCAGACGCACCGGCCGTGTCGGAGTCGGACCAGCCGAACTCGTACTGGCCGAGCCCTTCGAGTTCTGGACGGTCGATGAGCACGTCGGACATGGTCTCCTCGTTTCCTTCTCGCGGCAGCGTCTTCCGGGACAACCCGTGACGTCCGGACGCCATTCCACCGCGGACCTCCGACAGGAGTCCCACGGCGTTGCTGCCTCGCAACGTCGATGGTCCCACGCAGTCGTCCGACCGATCGGCGATCTCGGCCCATTCGGAGCCGGCGCCTGCCTAGACTTGACTGCTGCTGAACCCTCGAATCCTACAGGTTCACCGCACGGAACAACAGGAAGGCACCACCCTCGTGACTCGCGTCGGACCCACCGTCGAGCAGGGCGTCCGCCCCGGCACCCGCGACCCGCGGTGGTGGTCGCTCCCCCGCGCGGTCGACCCCCGCGTGATCTGGCTCGCCTGGGCGTCCTTCGTGGTCGAGGTCGTGCTGATCGGCACCGGTGGCCTCGTCCGGCTCACCGCCTCCGGCCTGGGCTGCCCGACGTGGCCGAAGTGCACCGCCGAGTCGCTCGTGTCCACGCCCGAGATGGGCATCCACGGCGTGATCGAGTTCGGGAACCGTCTGCTCACCTTCGTGCTGGTGATCGTCGCGGTCGCGATGTTCCTGCTCGTGGTCCGGATGCGCCGCACGCGTCCCGAGCTCTTCTGGCTCGCCTTCGCCCAGGGCATCGCGATCCCGGTGCAGGCCGTGATCGGCGGTCTCAGCGTGCTCACGAACCTCAACCCCTTCGTCGTCGGCCTGCACTTCGTCGTCTCCACGACCCTCGTCGCGGTCACTGCAACACTGGTCTACCGCTCGATGAACGGCCCGCGCACCGCTGCCCGACTGGTCCCCGGCTGGTACACCGGCCTGGTCCGCGGCACGGTCGCCGCCGTGGTCGTCACCGTCCTGGTCGGCATCCTGACCACGGGCTCCGGCCCGCACGCGGGAGCGAGCGAGGCCGTCGACGGCGGCCGTCTGCACCGCACCGGCTTCGACCCGCAGCTCATGGAGCACCTGCACGCGATCCCGGCGTACGTGCTCTTCGCCCTGACCCTCGCGCTCGTCGTCGGAGCGGTCGTCCTGCGACTCTCGAGCCGCTGGGCCCTCGTCCTGCTCGTCGTCGAGTTCGTGCAGATCGCCGTCGGCCTGACCCAGGCACGCACCGGCCTGCCGGTCGGCCTGGTGGGGACGCACATGGTGCTCGCCGGACTCCTCGTCGGCGCCGTCACCGTCGTCGTGCTCTCCACGCGCGGCAGCGCCGGGCGCCAGGCCGTCCGGGAGCGCATCGCCGCCTGACCCGGCGCCGCCCCGCGCTCTTCTCCTCCGACATCCCGCGCGTCGCCTCCGTCTCGAGCGCCGACGCGCGGGATGTCGTCGTCCGGGCTGCTTGGGTACCGCGACCATGCGCGAGACGCCGGCGTCGCCGCGAGACGCCGTCGTCGGCGTGGGACGCCGTCGTCGGTGCGATGCGCCCCCGGATTCGGCGCCGTCTCACGCGGACGCGACCGTCTCGGACGCACGCCCCCGTCCCGCGCGGATGCGACCGGTCTGGCGCCGGCCCGGCCACGAGACGGACAGGAGGCTCGTCGCACGCCCGCCCCGCGCCTCCCGTCCGACACCGCTCGCGGTCCCGCGGCTGCCGCGACACCGTGGTCGTCGCACGACAGCGGATGCGTCACCTGAATCGGCGCCGCTCGCGGTCCTGCGGCTGCCGCGACACCTGCGTCGTCGTACGACAGCGGCCTCGTCGCCCGGGCCAGCACCCCGACACGGGCACCGATGCCGCCGAGACGGCCATGCGCCCCTCAACACGACAGCGCCGCCGGCGGACCGGCGGCGCTGTGGGATCGGGCGACGAGCCCGGACTAGATCGTGAAGGTGAAGACCTGCGGCAGCAGCGGGTCGATGCCCACGGCGATGAAGAGCAGCGTCAGGTACGTGATCGAGCTGTGGAAGACCCGCATCGGCTGGACCTGCTCCACGTGCTGGATCGCCCGCGAGTACAGCCGGTGCGACTCCACGACGAACCAGATGCCGCCAGCGAGCGCGACGACCGTGTACAGCGGCCCCATGTGCGCGACCGGGATGAGCAGCAGCGAGCAGACCAGCGTCGCCCAGGCGTAGAGCACGACCTGCAGCCCGACGACCGTGCGGCCGCGGACGACCGCGAGCATCGGCACGTCGGCGGCGTCGTAGTCGTCGCGGTACTTCATCGACAGCGGCCAGTAGTGCGGCGGCGTCCAGAGGAAGATCACCATGAAGAGGATGATCGGCGCCCAGGACAGCGACCCGGTGACGCCGGCCCAGCCGATGAGCACGGGCATGCAGCCGGCCGACCCGCCCCAGACGATGTTCTGCGGCGTGCGGCGCTTGAGCCAGAGCGTGTAGACGCACACGTAGATCAGGATCGCGACCACGCTGAGCGCGGCGGCGAGCCAGTTCACCAGGAAGCCGAGGACCGCGGTCGACAGCACCGCGAGGGTCCACGAGAACACAAGCGCTTCGCGGTCGGAGAGCTCACCGGTGACCAGGGGCCGCTGGCTCGTGCGCTTCATCAGCCGGTCGATGTCACGGTCGATGTAGCAGTTGAACGCCGACGCCGAACCCGCCGACATCGCACCACCGAGCATCGTCCAGAAGACGAGCCACAGGTCCGGGACCCCGCGCTCCGCCAGGAACATCGTCGGCGCCGTGGTGACGAGGAGCAGTTCCATGACCCGGGGCTTCGTCAGCGACACGTACGCCCGGACCTTGCGCG from Curtobacterium sp. SGAir0471 encodes:
- the sufB gene encoding Fe-S cluster assembly protein SufB; this translates as MSDVLIDRPELEGLGQYEFGWSDSDTAGASARRGLSDEVVSDISARKDEPEWMRKLRLKALTLFDRKPMPSWGADLSDIDFDNIKYFVKSTEKQAQTWEELPEDIRNTYERLGIPEAERQRLVAGVAAQYESEVVYHQIREDLEQQGVIFMDTDTALREHPEFFEEYFGSVIPAGDNKFAALNTAVWSGGSFVYVPKGVHVEIPLQAYFRINTENMGQFERTLIIADEDSYVHYIEGCTAPIYKSDSLHSAVVEIIVKKNARVRYTTIQNWSSNVYNLVTKRAIAHEGATMEWIDGNIGSKVTMKYPSIYLAGEHAKGETLSVAFAGPGQHQDAGAKMIHMAPYTTSSIVSKSIARGGGRAGYRGEVRVDPAAHHAANTVRCDALLVDTVSRSDTYPAIDIRVDDVQLGHEATVSRVSEEQLFYLMSRGMPEDEAMAMIVRGFIEPIARELPMEYALELNKLIEMSMEGSVG
- a CDS encoding COX15/CtaA family protein, encoding MTRVGPTVEQGVRPGTRDPRWWSLPRAVDPRVIWLAWASFVVEVVLIGTGGLVRLTASGLGCPTWPKCTAESLVSTPEMGIHGVIEFGNRLLTFVLVIVAVAMFLLVVRMRRTRPELFWLAFAQGIAIPVQAVIGGLSVLTNLNPFVVGLHFVVSTTLVAVTATLVYRSMNGPRTAARLVPGWYTGLVRGTVAAVVVTVLVGILTTGSGPHAGASEAVDGGRLHRTGFDPQLMEHLHAIPAYVLFALTLALVVGAVVLRLSSRWALVLLVVEFVQIAVGLTQARTGLPVGLVGTHMVLAGLLVGAVTVVVLSTRGSAGRQAVRERIAA
- a CDS encoding heme o synthase, which encodes MTATATRPDTDRPRSTLSRKVRAYVSLTKPRVMELLLVTTAPTMFLAERGVPDLWLVFWTMLGGAMSAGSASAFNCYIDRDIDRLMKRTSQRPLVTGELSDREALVFSWTLAVLSTAVLGFLVNWLAAALSVVAILIYVCVYTLWLKRRTPQNIVWGGSAGCMPVLIGWAGVTGSLSWAPIILFMVIFLWTPPHYWPLSMKYRDDYDAADVPMLAVVRGRTVVGLQVVLYAWATLVCSLLLIPVAHMGPLYTVVALAGGIWFVVESHRLYSRAIQHVEQVQPMRVFHSSITYLTLLFIAVGIDPLLPQVFTFTI